CCTTCGACAAGGTGACCTACCGCAAGCGCAACGTCGTTGGAACGCTGCTTCAATCGGCTTAACTAGTCGGCGTCGGGCGGCCCCTGCTGGTACCGGCCAGGAACGTGAGAAAAGCTCAAGAGTTCCTCAAGTTTACGGCTGACACCGGCCTGACCCGCGTTTAAGTGCAAGGGTCATCGAGATTTCGGAAACGGAGGATCGAAGCACATGAAGATGAATACGTTCAGGCGAGTAACTGCCCAGTTGGCGTTGACGGTGGTGACACTCGGTGCCGCGCTGGTGGTCACGGCGGCGCCCGCCCAGGCTCAGTTCGTGCAGGTCTATGCCAGCGACTCGAATCTCAGCAACTACGGCGCACCCGAAAGCCATCTCGTGGCTCTGGGCCGAGACGGCAATTACGGTGATGTCCGGCAGGACGGCCCGGACATCGGTTACGGGGAGTGGACGGTGTGGGACAATCCCCCCAATGGGCACACGATCCGGGAGTACCGGGAACCCTACCGCTGCCTCGACAGCAACCGTGCCGGTGACCTCTACGCGATGCGCTGCAACAACGGCGACTATCAGCGGTGGCACTTCGACTTCCTGGGCACGAAGCGTAACAAACACGGTCATACCTACAACGCGTACAAGATCGTCAACAAGGCCACCGGCCTTTGCCTGGACGCCAACCACCTCACCGGTTACACCCTCGGCTGCAACAGCGGGGACTGGCAGATCTGGTCCCTAGTCGACATCAACAACTGATGACACGAGTTCGGTGCTGAGAAAGCAATTCAGGTGACCGGTGCGTGCCTGTCAGAGGCAGCCGACAACTGCAGTGGGTTGGCCGGTTTCCGCGTTCGAATTGAGCGCCTGGTGCCCGCATGGCGCCAGGCGCTCAACCGATAGGAACGTGCCACGTGGCCGGCCTTTTCGACCCTGGCTTCGCCGCGAAACGGCTGACCACGGAGCGACACATGACCGGCCTGCTCGGCAAGCGTCCAGCCGTTGCGCCCAGCCCGGTCACGAGCCCGGGGTCGGGGAGCAGATGGGGAGCAACAGGGTGCACTGAACGGCCTCCAACTGCACCGAACGGCACCCAACGGCGCGTAGCTGCACCCACCCCTACCTGCGGCTCCACGTTGCCGGAGGTCAGAGCCGGTGCAGCGTCCTGTTTCACACCGAAGAGGTCGCTGGTTCGATACCAGCATCGCCCACTCTCAGTCTCTGCAGGTCAGAAGCCCGTTACCGGAGTGGTCGGTAACGGGCTCTGCCGTTTGTGCGGCTTAGATTGGGAGCAGATTGGGAGCAGATTGGGAGCAACGCGGCTGGTTCTGGGTTCGGGCGGCCATGGACCTGCCCGGCTGAGTGAGCTGATTTGCGGTCCCGCGCGGGCCTGCTGGCTGGCGCCCACATCACGAGAGGGAGCTGCCGCGCTGTGGCTCACGGGCTGACTGCTGGCCGTCGGTCCGGTGATCCGCCCACTCGCCGGTCCACATTGCGAGGTCGCGTACCCAGCGCTCGGTGTTCCGCCGGGACTTGGCCGCCCACTTCGTCGCGTTCTTAGACGCGAAGTCGTCCAAGACCTGACGGTCAGTCGCAGTCCAGGTGGGGAGCTGCGCTATCCACTGTTCTGCCTGCTCGGCGCTGTGGCCGCTACCGATCCGCCATGGGACGAGCAACGCGAGTTCGACCCATGCGGCGGCCTTGGTTGCCCACGCCCAGTCCACGATGCGTAGAGCCCGAAGGTGTCACGAGCCGCACTTGACCCCGGAGCCTCTGCGATCCCTCAGGCCGGCGTTGCCGGTAGGCGGGGGCCTGCCGTGATGCGCGCGCCGCATCCCCACCACGGCCTCGTCGCGCGGGACGAGGCGTTCCGGCGCTTGAACGACTCGCATTCGGTTCGTGAGACGCTGACCGCATGCCGTCCGCCGCCGTGATCGACCTGGACGCCACCGCCGACTCTGCCCCGCCCGGGACGAGGCGCTGGCTCCCGGCCCTGGTGGCCGTCGGCGTGCTGGCGTTCGCGGGCGGGGCCGAAGCTGCGGCACCGTTGAAGCCTTCGCTGGTCCTGCCGCCCGACGGTACCGTCGACGTCCGCTCCGACGGCCACACCGTCTTCGTGCGGCCCCGTCCGTCGTCGCTGCCTACGAGGTGCACGGCGGCCGGCAGCGGTGGGCCGTACCGGTCACCGGCGCCGCGCAGCTCGTCGCCGCCGAACGGGGCCGGGTGGTGATCGCCGAGGCCGAGCCG
The window above is part of the Micromonospora sp. LH3U1 genome. Proteins encoded here:
- a CDS encoding RICIN domain-containing protein codes for the protein MNTFRRVTAQLALTVVTLGAALVVTAAPAQAQFVQVYASDSNLSNYGAPESHLVALGRDGNYGDVRQDGPDIGYGEWTVWDNPPNGHTIREYREPYRCLDSNRAGDLYAMRCNNGDYQRWHFDFLGTKRNKHGHTYNAYKIVNKATGLCLDANHLTGYTLGCNSGDWQIWSLVDINN